GGGCAAAACGGTGCTCAAAGCGGTCCAGCACGATGAGCACGAAGAGCGCGATCGCAGTGGCGACCACACTGAGGAGGTAGAACCCCTCGCCAATGGTGATGCCCAGTGCCGCCACGAACCAAAGGCATGCGGCAGTGGTCAGGCCTCGCACAAAGTCACCCGATTTGATGATGGAACCGGCGCCGAGAAAGCCGATGCCGGTGATGATGCCTGCGGCGATTCGGCCGGGATCGACGGTTATCCTCGCCAACAGGCTCCCTTCCGGGCTCACGCTGGCCAGGCCGCGGGCCGTGAGCATGATCATCGTCGAGCCCACACATACCAGCGCATGGGTGCGGAGCCCGGCAGGACGACCATGGAGCGCCCGCTCAAAACCCACCGTCGCCCCTAACACCACGGCAAGA
The sequence above is a segment of the Calditrichota bacterium genome. Coding sequences within it:
- a CDS encoding MgtC/SapB family protein, with protein sequence MLSLPFELVAVLQMLLAVVLGATVGFERALHGRPAGLRTHALVCVGSTMIMLTARGLASVSPEGSLLARITVDPGRIAAGIITGIGFLGAGSIIKSGDFVRGLTTAACLWFVAALGITIGEGFYLLSVVATAIALFVLIVLDRFEHRFAHVVYRTLRVAVPMAERHEAEQAFREVLSREGLRIQDTQYALKPKAGVAQIVFRLRGTSRSGGPGLLEKLANVRGVTTLEWR